ATATATTACACAATTGTGTTGCATAAATAATACAACGATTTTTCTAATCTTGCCCACTAGACATAGGATATGAAATATCCAGAAATTACAATATATGAACATCTAGAAATTACATATAATCAATACAAAACTTCAAATTACAAATTTTCAAAAAGTACAAATAATCAAGTGTTTTCTGTCAAACaaaacctttaaaaaaaagttttttttttccaaacaccacctttaaaaaaaaaagtttgtaaaacacaagttttaataaatattttgttgtcaaacacgactttttgtaTGATGGACTTAACATTTTGCAATGAGGTAACTTTCAATCGATGTTTGGGATAGTAAACGATGTTggtttgaggtgttcttagaCTCGTTGGAGaggtggaaatacaagctttccatGGGTTATCAACACGATGGTCAAAGGTGGCCTTATGTGAGATCTATTGCTGTGTAAAATAAGGCTGGTCGGGGATTTTTAGTGGATCTTTTAATAaggttatgatgctttgtttggtctgaaatttggtatgtagGTAGCGTGGAGTGCAATGTAGGTCTTACACTACAAGAATTCCAGTCTCGGGCGACTAAAATAGGCGACTGATTTTAGTCGTTAAAAGTGAATTGGCGACCGAAAGCAGTCGCCCTTCAGTAGTCGCAAGGCGTAGTCGCCTAAATTGACTCGGGCGACCGATttccgtcgccaatttggcgactgccacgtcatcagtcgccaatttttttttttttttttttttttttaaaaaaaagtgcGAGATCTGGAAAATCACGCTGCAATTTTTTTGTTTCGTCACTATTCTTCtcgaaataacaacaacaacaataacaacacaatcaATTTCGCTCCAAATTTTACTCTAAAATCACGCTGCAAATTTCTATACGATTACATTACAATTAAAAGCTTGAAAACAAACCATGGTTATACAACATCAATTAATTTACATTTAGTAAAAAAAACATTTGCTCATTTCTATATCAAATTTAAATTTACATTTACATTAAATTAACTTTTCATTCCATTACAATCAAACTTAACATAAAACTACCAACAACAATACCAATTCGAATAACACAAAAAACCAAATTACCGACACGAAAAAACTAATTACATCCCTTTCTTTCTCGCCTCTTCTCCTTCCTCTGTCGTCGTCAGCTTGTCCCGCGCTGTCGGCTTGTCGTCGACCAAAATACTTTGAAATTAAAACAGATGAAATTGAGATTTTTGTAGGTTTAGGTAAGATTTGGTAAAGGATGAAGAAATGGTAAAGTAAAAATAAGATGAAGAAAGTGGTAGAtttaataaacaagaaaaaaaaaaagtaaagtaaaaaattgagagaagaagaagaaggaacgaGATAGTGAAATGAAAGAGGGTATAGAGTACTTTTTTTTGGTACGAATGAGGGGCAAAACACCGAAAACTAACTATTAGTTATTACACTGGGAATAGCGACCCCAAAAATATCCTCCTGAAGGATGGGGCGAAGCCCATGACTCGGAGTATctaaataattaataataatactcgaaTAAACTCCTTGATTGACCAAGTGGTGGAATAGAGTACTTTTTTGAtaataaatgaaatgaaatgaaatgaaagagaATATAAGGTTATGTGGGAGAGGTGGGATCTAATTTGGGCAAAATAAAAAGGCGTGTGAAATGGCGACCGAAATTCAGTCGCCCTTGTCTATATTTCAGTCGCCACATGCAATTATTGTACGGAAAATagcagtcgccaaaatggcgatgaAAATCAGTCGCCCGAATTATTTCTCGGTCGCTATTTTGGCGACCATTATTTTCAGTAGCTTATTTTGGTCGCCCGAGACTGGAATTACTGTAGTgttagttgtgttgtttgtggtggttgttggttgcaaGTGGTGGTTCAAGGGAAGTTAAGTTGGAGGTAAAAAACATTCAAaagaatgtcaaagtaggatttttttttgggtcaattcactcacctcaaaccaccacttacaacaaacaagtacaaaAAACAACATAACTACGACCTACCTGACACTCCCTTCTATCTATataccaaatttcagaccaaaTAAAACACCCTAACCCCAGCACTCTCCCTCCCCTCTACAAACCCCTCCCCTTGGCCCCCAACTACACACACCCCCTCTCCTTCCGTGCTGTCATATTCTCCTCCACCCCTACTTCACCTCCGTGCCCATCATTCAGACCCCCCTTTTGCCCCACCTACTTCAGTCCCACCTCGCATAGAACCAAACGTCTCCACCTGTGCCCTGGCTTTATATGagacaaatattttatttaatttttcaaTCATGCGCCCTATATCCTCCTGTTCCCTTCTCTTTTGCTCCGCCTTAAACCTCGGTGTGAGAGCCTTAGCCACCACACATGGACTCTCAGCCACTGTCTTGGTGACTTTCCAAGGCGATGCCCGCATCCATTCACCATAACGAAGTTCGCTCTCTTCATACGGACTATCGTCACATTCCTTCTCCCCCATGTCCTAGCACACCACATCCATAGCAAAACGTTGGCATCCGCTCATATTTCACCTTAAAATCATTGGACACCCCATCAGGCGTGTGAATTGTAATATACGGTTTCATCGGCTTCCTCACGTCCAAAACTACCCTAATGCGAACAGCTCTCTCGATCTCCGGATGTGGCAAGTTATCGAAGCTAACATAGGACCCCAACGGCATCCCAAGATGTTGTAGATTTGCTTCATTCGATCTCCCCCTAACAGGTAAGTCGTAGACCCATACCCAAACTGGAAGATGAAATAGAGGGGTGTCTGTCATCTTCCCCTGATCACTTGGGTCGTTAAGGCACCGGCCATATTTATCGAAGTGCCAAGGCTGGCCCTCAATCACCTTACCCTTATCCTTGTCATTCGAAAACCGGAAAACAAAGATTTTCTCTTTCGCATCAATCACATTACCTATTATCGCTCCCTTCGAGTTCCACAGTTTTATCATAGTATCGATGGCGGCGCGTATGTTAATAGCCTTCGACGCCCAAAGTTTCCCTACCACCATCAATTCTGACCGTTGCTGCTCCGTATCATCATCCCCAACGTCACACACAAAATCATCCTATCGAACTTCCTCCGTTGCCCTCATAGTCTTGCTTCCCATGCCGACGCCCTGTATCACCCAAGGCCGACATTAGGGTTTTGCAGATCGATACCACAAGACCAGAATAAAGAaagaaagatataaagaaagaaAATAGAGAAGAGAAAAGGGCAAGAACCTAATCGTAAGAAGTTAGCCGAATTAATAGAAGTATTAGTAGGTTGAAATagaagtattttttttttgacaacgataAATAGAAGTATATACCGACGAGTAAAACACTACTTGTCATTATTCTACCTCAATTCCTTcgttttaccaaaaaaaaaatcgatATGGTATAATCATCATTTCTATCATGAAAATGCATGCTCAATTAGGCACAATTTTTATGTCAAATTAAGCAAAATTTTATAAACAAAATATTCTTATCTCCTACTTATGTGCAAAGTGAATATTTCAAAGCTTTATTCATCGAGTCAAGTATGTAAATGAATTATTGAAACTCAAGGACAAGTATCGGCTAATGGCTAAGCGTGCTATTAAAATGTAGATCTTGTAAcccgattgtcaaaaaaaaaaattaagaaggCGGCACACACAGTCACTCACACGTATCTTAAGTCCCGAAAAAAGATCGAGCAACCAAAAAAATCAATTTGTATCAACTAAATGCTCAACATGATATGAGTATTTTTTAACCAGAAAACCTAAACTAGACAGATCACGTAAGTTCATATATTACAGTCTCACAGTGATTAGAAGGTCAATAGTCAATACTGATGTAAAGCGCCTCCTGGCTTATGCGGGTCTATCATCGGTAGCAACTTCTCTGACATCTGAGATAGTTGACTCTGTAGCCTGAATATCGTTCCATTGATTATCATCGGTTGGGTGGACAATGCCTTGACTTCCTTCTGATATGCGGAGATCGCCATCCTCCGTGATTGGAACTGATTTTGAGACGCTTAAACATGGTTTGTCCACGTTTTCGTCTGATGAGTCGACATGTTTGGTTAGCGAACGGGTATCACTCATATCAGAAGGAGATTCTGTCTTCTCACACATTTCCTTAGTTTCCATCTGCTGCTGGCTGTTACGTTTGAATTAAAGGACATAAGAGTGTTGACATAACGCAAAAGGAAATCCCAAATATGATAACTAAAGTAGAATACTTTGGTGTCCTGAGATATGTGACGATTCCACTTTAAACTTCACTAGTTCTACTACGCTGACTTAAGTTTCGAACAAATTCAGTAAGAATCCTAGAATTTAGAATTAGCTGAATGAACGGACATATTATCAATGATGGCCAAGATCGTTACCTCTGAAGCTTCGCTTGCAATGCATTAACGTATGTCACAAGGTCTTTCTTTTCTAGTAAAGCCGCGGACTCTCTTTCTGCAGCTTCCTTGATTTTGGTCTCAGCATCTATTTCTGCATTTCTGGTCTTCTCCTCAGCTCTCACGACAGCTGCTTCCAAAATCACAACACGGTCTCTAGCCTTGCCCAGCTCAGTTCTCCATAAATATGCCTCCTGAATAGCCGAGTCTCTCTGCTTAACCAGCTGATCTTTTTCTTTACTTAGTTCCACAGCTTTTTCTTCACACTCTCTCAACTACATATTCAAGAAGTATCCATCCCATTATCAAACTTCAGGAGGGAGTTACATTTTACACGGTAAAGGTAAGTCGAGTAAGAAATTGCAGAAGACTATCGGAAAGAGATTATAGAAACATATTTCCATTGgtttcattaatctcattaacacAAGAAAACGAACACAATTTTAACGAATGCACAATCAATAGTACCTTGGTCGCAGTAGATTCCAACTGTTTCTCAAAACTCTGTTTCAACTGCTCTTTTTCGGCAAAAGCAACTCTCCTTTGATCATCCATTGTATGAGCTGCAGCCTCTGCAGCTTGAGCAGTTTCAGATAACTTTTCTGCTAATTCCATTATTGTAGAATCCCATGCTCGTAGCTCACGAGCTAAATTCTGCAATTCTTCATCTTTGACCCGTAGAGTTTCCTGAAGGTACATAGATTGATTTTTTGTCAAATTTTGTGAGCATAGAGCATCAAACTAAAAACCCAGCTGAGCAGAAAGGTAATCTTCCATGTTTACAGATATTACAGTAAGTCAGTAATCCAACAAAAAAGGTAATCTTCCAGAGATTCTTGGTTTTCCAAGTCTCAACATCAATATTATTCAACCAACTCGGGTAAAGTTTGCCTCAATGAAAAATAAGATTGCTATGCTACAAAACACATGCTCAATTCTTCAACACCTTATTTTTAGTTGATGAAAACGAAGCACTAACAAATCATCCTCCACTCCTTTTTTTGATGAAAATATTCCACTCCTTTAGGTGAaaaaaatgcaaacataaaaaacAATATATGACAAAAGTTCAGATGGTCGTTCAAATGCTAATGCTAAAAATTTAAAACATAGAGCGGTTACATTTGCAAACAAAAGAGACAACGCAATAAGATTGTAATAACCTCAATTTCATACTGTTCTTTCTATTTCACATAATATGCAGTAGAATATTGAACAACGGGCAGAAGATGAAGAAAAGTAGGGACGGCTAAATTAAAAAGCATACCTTCATGATTGTTGTATCATCCATTTGAGTGAGTTCTGTCCAACGCTCGACGCAATCATAAGGGGTGTGACCTAATTCAATGGATAACTTTTCCCATTTGCCGTGTAACAACTTTGGCTTGAGTTCCAACAATTTCTCATCTTCCTCCGGCGTCCAATTTGGctataaaaaattaaaaacaaaaaaaaagggtcACTTATTGCATTACTAATACGCCCCCTTCTAATATTCCACTAGTATTGCATTACTGGTCCGTCTCTTTTAAATATTACGACACTTGGTTCGCCGCAACCCCCACCAACATATTTCAACAGCGATCATACAACCAATAATTATGTAACCAAACAAAACTAGTATACCGGATTTTCCCCAAATCAGATTAATTAATATTAACCCTAACACTACGTACTACAAAGCGAAAATAAACAAATAGAAAGAATTAAGAGAGCAGGAAACAATCAAAAGAGTATGAAATTAAAGGGAAGAAATTACCTTTGGTCGGATCGTTGGTCGTTCAGAAACCCACGCCCTGTCGTGCCGTACCTTCGGCATAATCGCAATCGCAAAATTCAGAAATTGGTGAACAAATATTGCGCGAAAGGAGTAATAATCGAACTATTAGGGGAGATTTTTTTGTTAACTATATTACTTATGagtcctgagagacggtctcttaataagctttattgaaagaccattgtacaattttaagaaaaagtggtactaaaataggtacaaatcatgattaatgataaaaatgggtacatttattatgtaaataggtacgaaattactatgtcacgatcaacaataaaaagggtacgaaatacaaataaaagggtacgaaagattggtctctcaataacttagtgagagaccgtctctcccaagttttagtgattACTTATATGTAAAACGGTCTCACAAATTATAGCACAAATTATAAGACGATCTCACACCGTAAGACGGTCTCACGATGCAAGACTTCTACGGAGTATAAGTTTGGCCAAGCAGAGAAGAGAAAAAGTAGAGTTACAACAAGGATTGTAAagacacaaattcttgtttcagacggtcaTTTTTCGTCATATGTGATCATTTTATGGTGAAATGTAATCACtgttataacagaagcaagaaagaacaaataaagaacaataaagagacaaacgcacagatttacgtggttcactaacggtgtgttagctacgtccacagggcagaagggagagagttttattgatatgtgaggagttttcagattacagattcagacggtatgataAGCATAACTGCTAGGTAGAGcattagagagtttatataatactctctaaacctaatacagaatgacctaataaaggcccaagacaCAAACCCAACAATCACAATGATACAACCAGTGTTACCGCTTATGATAACTTGTTTTTCAATAGTGGTCACATTTGactgtaaaatggttacaaaatctCATCTTATTATTTCAAACCAAATTAACCCGTCTGAAGCAAAACCAACTGATATAAAGAAGTAATGGtcttctgaaaaaaaaaaacacattttTTTTGGTGCGAAAAAAaatgtgctttttttttttccaaaagaCCATTACTTCTTAATATCAGTAATGTTtagcaatgaaaaaaaaaagcacaTTAGTAATGAATTTTTGGCACTTTAtgtgaaaagtagaagtagaagtaaaaGTAGAAAATACCTACTTCTACTTTTGAGGGTAAGTTATTACTTTTTGACTTTTTAAAAGCTGCTTTAAAACTCCATAATATAGGGTGTTTGACCTAGCTACTACTTTTTCAGTTACAAAAACAGTTTTAAAGCTTGGTCAAATACCACCTAAACGTAGTTAATTACTTTTTTAAGGATGGGTTTTACTTTTTGCATATACTTTTTCATAAATTTTTCATGCCTTGTCCTTCCTTAGAAAGAAAAAGTAATCAAattctttctccttctctttctgttAAAAAATAATCAAATCGTTATCAAGTAACTCAATTATAATTTTAATCTTATACTAATCAAGTAATAATTCATAATTCTTACTTTACATCATTTTTTATATCAAATTAGAGtgtaaattcaattaaaacggaTAAAATTAGAGTTATGAATTATAAGATTTATGGGGAAGGTGGTGGCTGGGTGGTAACTGGTAAGGGACTAAGGGGAGGGCTGATGCATGATGGTGACGTGGAGAGGTCGTCTGGGTGGTGTCGGTCGGTGGTGCTGGTGGTGGCGGCAGAGTAGTGATAGAGTAGGGGAAGGGAGGGAGGCTTACATTGGATTGTttattctttttattttattttttgctaAATGAAAGGGGTATAATGGTCTTTCATGTCTATGATTGAGTAAATCATACCTATAAAAGAGGATAACCCTTTAAATAATTGGGTTGACATGAAcccataaaaattaaataatacaaaAATTAAGGCTCTATTTGACAAAATTagctgaaaaggtacctgaaacttgaaaaggtacctgaaaattGAAAAGCTAACAGAAAcatgaaaaggtagctgataaggtagctgaaaattagaaactgataaggtaactgattatataaaaaaatgtttgtCAAACTAACTGAAAATGTACCTTATTT
The Silene latifolia isolate original U9 population chromosome 11, ASM4854445v1, whole genome shotgun sequence genome window above contains:
- the LOC141610783 gene encoding uncharacterized protein LOC141610783, which encodes MPKVRHDRAWVSERPTIRPKPNWTPEEDEKLLELKPKLLHGKWEKLSIELGHTPYDCVERWTELTQMDDTTIMKETLRVKDEELQNLARELRAWDSTIMELAEKLSETAQAAEAAAHTMDDQRRVAFAEKEQLKQSFEKQLESTATKLRECEEKAVELSKEKDQLVKQRDSAIQEAYLWRTELGKARDRVVILEAAVVRAEEKTRNAEIDAETKIKEAAERESAALLEKKDLVTYVNALQAKLQSQQQMETKEMCEKTESPSDMSDTRSLTKHVDSSDENVDKPCLSVSKSVPITEDGDLRISEGSQGIVHPTDDNQWNDIQATESTISDVREVATDDRPA